A stretch of DNA from Bacillus sp. Marseille-Q1617:
GTCGGTCTTGAATCCACAGAGGATATTTGGGACGATCTCGAACAGTCATTAAATAAAGTGAAATTTCCAAGTGATGTGATATAAAATTGGAAAAAGCGTGGAGAAACATAGAGTTCTCCACGCTTTTTTCATGTTTCTGATAATGACCGATTACAAATGCTTCATTAATTCCTCGGTAAATGCCTCCAGATACTTCTGGTCTTCTTCATCAAAACGCGCTTTTTCTGGACTGTCGATATCAAGGACGCCAACAAGCTTTCCGTCTTTAACAAGAGGGATGACGATTTCAGATTGAGAGGCAGCGTCACATGCGATATGGTCAGGGAAGCTGTGAACGTCTTCAACAACAAGTGTTTTTCTTTCACTGGCGGATGTACCGCAGACGCCGCGTCCCAATGGGATGCGCACACATGCAGGAAGGCCCTGGAATGGTCCCAATACAAGCTGATTGCTTTCTTCTTCGTATAAATAAAACCCGACCCAATTGATCCGGTCCAAAAATTGATTTAACAGCGAAGAGGCATTGCTTAAGTTAGCGATTTTATTCGGTTCACCTTCAAGAAGCGCACTAAGCTGCTTCGTGACAAGACCGTAATTATCTTTTTTTGTTCCTTGATATTTTTCTGCTTGAAACATCATCATTTCCCCCAATTCTACAAAATCAGTGTGAATTCCTTGCAGTACCGCCGTAAGTAAGGAGAAACTGTCGAGAAATACTTAAAGGAATTCTTCCTGTAAAAGCGAAATCTTTGTTAAACACTATTTGAAAACTCTATTAGAACATTTTTAGCATACTTTCAATGAAGCTTCAATAGATTCGATTGTGAACCTGTCCATTACATTGTTAGGGAAAACTAAAAGAAGAGAAAAGAGGGAGAATATGAAAAAGGGACAAACCTCTACTTCGCCAAAGGAAGCCATTTTTCAAGCAGCCGTTTCATTGTTTTATGACCAAGGATATGACGGGACCTCCGTGAGGGATATCGCTGGAAAGGCGAAAGTCAATCCAGCGACCATCTCCTATTATTTCAAAGGTAAAAAAGGACTGTTGGAAGCGTGCTTTACCCATTTCTTCGAACAATATCTGCATTTCCTTCAAGAAGAAGTGGATGCACTTAAATACATCCGCGCAGATTTATGCCTGAAGCGGGCAGTATTTAAAATATTGAAATTCCAAAGTGAAAATCATCAATTATCCCGCTTCATCTGGCGGGAGGTATCCATCGACTCACAGATTGTACGGGAAATCATTTCTTCCTACCTCATGAAAGAAAGGTTTTATATGAAATGTCTGTTCGAGCAGGGGATGGTTGACCGGTCCTTTAAAAAGCAGCCGATCAGCTTCCTGGTCATTCAATTGAAATCGATGCTGACAATGCCGTTTTTGAACAGCCAGCACTTGAGGGAAGTGT
This window harbors:
- the refZ gene encoding forespore capture DNA-binding protein RefZ encodes the protein MKKGQTSTSPKEAIFQAAVSLFYDQGYDGTSVRDIAGKAKVNPATISYYFKGKKGLLEACFTHFFEQYLHFLQEEVDALKYIRADLCLKRAVFKILKFQSENHQLSRFIWREVSIDSQIVREIISSYLMKERFYMKCLFEQGMVDRSFKKQPISFLVIQLKSMLTMPFLNSQHLREVWQMFPQEYYFVDQYYQNIDQWINLLMAAEGSGEFKKELII
- a CDS encoding GAF domain-containing protein, giving the protein MFQAEKYQGTKKDNYGLVTKQLSALLEGEPNKIANLSNASSLLNQFLDRINWVGFYLYEEESNQLVLGPFQGLPACVRIPLGRGVCGTSASERKTLVVEDVHSFPDHIACDAASQSEIVIPLVKDGKLVGVLDIDSPEKARFDEEDQKYLEAFTEELMKHL